One genomic window of Triticum urartu cultivar G1812 unplaced genomic scaffold, Tu2.1 TuUngrouped_contig_5738, whole genome shotgun sequence includes the following:
- the LOC125529639 gene encoding 3beta-hydroxysteroid-dehydrogenase/decarboxylase-like encodes MMVLSADGNDGIRTCVLRSSNLFGPGDSSLVRFVAGYARSPLGKFVIGSGGSKCDFTYVENVAHANICAEQALCSNAASVAGKPFFVTNGEPIETWEFVSCMMEAMGCQRPRVNLPAKMLLIAAQFSNMIHHRLGLQMSSTPPLYPDAVYFLSHTRTFNISKARRQLGYAPTVSLEDGIMRTAASVSELQDNLGISRKQGSCGSSKADKLLGSGVAADILLWRDEKKTFSYITLLFLLFYWFFLSDRTFVSSSAKILLVISLALYIHGVLPSKVYGFTVEKVTPDCFEVSDSTLRNPIMCMASLWNGGIHKLRVLAEGDDWGTFLKAVASLFCVKVMLHFQFRTLIGLALASLFIVFIVYEQCEEGIDALVAMASVKIKSLVDKVVRDLPAVRNVLVSSKASYILQIMLAMTL; translated from the exons ATGATGGTTCTGAGCGCGGATGGGAACGACGGGATACGGACGTGCGTGCTGCGGTCCAGCAATCTGTTCGGGCCAGGCGATTCCAGTCTGGTGAGGTTCGTTGCTGGATATGCAAGGTCTCCCTTGGGCAAG TTTGTAATAGGTAGTGGAGGTAGCAAGTGTGACTTTACGTATGTGGAAAATGTGGCACATGCCAACATTTGCGCTGAACAAGCTTTATGTTCcaatgctgcttctgttgctggAAAG CCTTTTTTTGTTACTAATGGTGAACCTATCGAAACATGGGAGTTTGTGTCCTGCATGATGGAAGCCATGGGCTGCCAAAG GCCCAGAGTTAATCTTCCTGCCAAGATGTTATTGATTGCTGCCCAGTTCTCCAATATGATCCATCACAGATTGGGCTTGCAAATGTCATCGACTCCACCTCTCTATCCTGATGCAGTATACTTCTTGTCGCACACAAGAACCTTTAACATTTCCAAAGCTAGAAGGCAACTTGGGTATGCCCCAACTGTATCATTGGAG GATGGAATCATGAGAACTGCTGCGTCAGTTTCGGAACTACAAGATAATTTGGGTATATCTAGGAAACAAGGTTCTTGTGGATCATCGAAAGCAGATAAGCTGCTTGGGAGTGGAGTAG CTGCTGATATTCTCCTTTGGAGGGATGAAAAGAAAACCTTCTCATATATCACACTACTGTTTCTGCTGTTCTACTGGTTCTTTCTTTCAGACAGAACGTTTGTCTCCTCGTCTGCCAAAATTCTTCTAGTGATCTCCCTGGCTCTTTACATCCATGGTGTCCTACCTTCAAAAGT GTATGGTTTTACAGTAGAGAAGGTAACTCCTGATTGTTTTGAAGTATCAGACTCAACATTGAGGAATCCAATCATGTGCATGGCTTCTCTATGGAATGGAGGTATTCATAAACTGAGGGTTCTAGCAGAAGGTGATGACTGGGGTACCTTCTTAAAG GCTGTTGCTTCCTTGTTCTGTGTCAAAGTAATGTTGCACTTCCAGTTTAGAACGCTGATTGGTCTTG CGCTGGCATCCTTGTTCATTGTCTTCATTGTCTACGAACAATGTGAGGAGGGGATTGACGCTTTAGTAGCTATGGCATCTGTCAAAATCAAATCCCTAGTGGACAAAGTTGTTAGAGATTTGCCGGCGGTTCGAAATGTGCTGGTCTCTTCGAAGGCATCGTATATTTTACAGATAATGTTGGCCATGACTCTTTGA